The DNA sequence TCTCCatgttactaaaaaaaaaattgcaaattgATTTAAATCTTATAAGAACATGGAATTGAAAGACATTAAACTTTTCTCTTGGAATCTGAACTAAAATCGAAAAGCAATACTATAGACCATTATACCGTAACTGAAATTAAGATCGAAACTAAATTATTCACAATTACCCAAACAGAATTCTAAAACATGAACAATActgttataagaaaataaaactaTTTGCGGCGACTAGAGTAGAAACTAAACCCATCAACGAAATCCAAAATACGGCTCTGGCTCAGCCATTAACACCTTACCGATTTCAGACGAAGCATAAGCATCAACGCATGCGTACTTAACTTGAGAATAATTCAGATACCGATTATCCCACCAGCTCATCGTCACGCTCCTCGGCTTGTCCAAGTCCAGTCCCAGCACGTACGTCGCTAACCTTTGTAGCCCCTGATTCTTCAGACTCTGATCCTGGCGCTTATACGCAGCAAGATTCCCTAATTCCACCGGATTTCGTACGTACAGTTGGTAATGCCTGCGCAGTTTCTCTACATCGGCCACGACACCGACGCCGACGAAGTTGTGATTAGAGTTTCCAAGGAACTCGGACAGAGAATTCGGAATATAGTCCGCGTGAAGGAGTTGAAAGATAAGGCATTTATCATCAACGCAGAGTTGTATTATGGCCACCGGAGACTCGACGCCGCTAGTGAAGGATGGTCGCCACTCTACGTCGAGTCCAACGATAAGACGGTGGAGACTCTGACTGTGGATACGTTTGATGTCCTGGATCCAGGAGTGGACCATGGAACCGGAGGTAGTCACTAATGTTCGGACGGTAGTCACCAGCCCGATCTTTACATCGTAGTTGTTATGGGTATAGGAGTTATCCTGGTGATCGACAATGGTGATTTCCATGGTTTTTGGTTTCTTGGTTTTTGGTAGGGTTTTAAAAAATTGGGAATTTTGACCGTGGGGGTAGGGTAAATTCTTTGTTCTTATATAGTATGTTTTTATGCTGTAAATGTGtgcggttttttttttttgaaacgtttctttctttctttatttctttttctaaaagG is a window from the Cannabis sativa cultivar Pink pepper isolate KNU-18-1 chromosome 1, ASM2916894v1, whole genome shotgun sequence genome containing:
- the LOC115705031 gene encoding 3'-5' exonuclease-like, encoding MEITIVDHQDNSYTHNNYDVKIGLVTTVRTLVTTSGSMVHSWIQDIKRIHSQSLHRLIVGLDVEWRPSFTSGVESPVAIIQLCVDDKCLIFQLLHADYIPNSLSEFLGNSNHNFVGVGVVADVEKLRRHYQLYVRNPVELGNLAAYKRQDQSLKNQGLQRLATYVLGLDLDKPRSVTMSWWDNRYLNYSQVKYACVDAYASSEIGKVLMAEPEPYFGFR